Proteins encoded in a region of the Phaenicophaeus curvirostris isolate KB17595 chromosome 1, BPBGC_Pcur_1.0, whole genome shotgun sequence genome:
- the LOC138716617 gene encoding histone H1.03 gives MSETAPVAAPDVAAAAPAPAKAAAAKKPKKAAGGSKARKPAGPSVTELITKAVSASKERKGLSLAALKKALAAGGYDVEKSNSRIKLGLKSLVSKGTLVQTKGTGASGSFRLNKKPGEVKEKAPKKRTVAAKPKKPAAKKPTSAAKKPKKAAPVKKSPKKAKKPAAAATKKVAKSPKKVTKAAKPKKVAAKSPAKAKAVKPKAAKPKATKPKAAKVKKAVPKKK, from the coding sequence ATGTCCGAGACCGCTCCTGTCGCTGCGCCCGAtgtcgccgccgccgccccggccccggctAAGGCTGCTGCGGCTAAGAAACCGAAGAAGGCGGCGGGCGGCTCCAAAGCCCGCAAGCCCGCGGGCCCCAGCGTCACCGAGCTGATCACCAAGGCCGTGTCCGCCTCCAAGGAGCGCAAGGGGCTCTCCCTCGCCGCGCTCAAGAAGGCACTGGCCGCCGGCGGCTACGATGTGGAGAAGAGTAATAGCCGCATCAAGCTGGGGCTCAAGAGCCTTGTCAGCAAGGGCACCCTGGTGCAGACCAAGGGCACCGGCGCCTCCGGCTCTTTCCGCCTCAACAAGAAGCCCGGCGAAGTGAAGGAAAAAGCCCCCAAGAAGCGCACGGTGGCGGCCAAGCCCAAGAAGCCGGCGGCCAAGAAGCCCACCAGCGCCGCCAAGAAGCCCAAGAAGGCTGCACCTGTGAAGAAGAGCCCCAAGAAAGCCAAGAAGCCGGCGGCCGCCGCCACCAAGAAAGTGGCCAAGAGCCCCAAGAAGGTGACTAAGGCTGCCAAGCCCAAAAAGGTGGCAGCCAAGAGCCCGGCCAAGGCGAAGGCGGTGAAGCCCAAAGCAGCCAAGCCCAAGGCGACCAAACCCAAAGCAGCCAAGGTGAAGAAGGCAGTgccaaagaagaaataa